In one window of Gossypium hirsutum isolate 1008001.06 chromosome A01, Gossypium_hirsutum_v2.1, whole genome shotgun sequence DNA:
- the LOC107917458 gene encoding uncharacterized protein has protein sequence MNFQTGSGSNFVKNPNYPPVPDLDEVAEEEKARMDSQKQLEERCRWLEEKFKAMESADHHQGIDAKDLSLVPDLVLPPKFKMPEFEKHNGTRSLSRIWKKKSNESFRQYAQRWREVAIQVQPPLLEKETTMLFINTLKAPFITHMLGSTTKSFSDIVMMGEMIKNAVRSGKIELGESAKKSVPRKRDNEVNNRSTFNKGKSKSFTVNQPKMVTTNQQSPESNARKNTERPQFTPIPMTYRELYQNLFNAHVVSPFYLEPLQPPYPKWHSIENCTAFKKVVERLIKVGIVRFDDSAMPNVAGNPLPNHTDQGVNGIREGKNKKIKCEVAKVRTPLRQVWREMVMRGLIALDLGRESKEERNYCEFHNEGGHEIQECVEFKALVQNMMNNKEMEFYEETKNPVEGDICASEGESTVQNQTVNYLVVIISRPKNNEARVQLPPRVKIQRPAVFPYKDSKRVPWNYDCNVTISGKESLVGTLKEDQDRGSYTRSGRRYDTASEKAQPVKGKALVVKGVKEKATKSELPVNELVNKEEAKEFLKFLKHSEYSMVEQLRKQPARISVLALLLSSEVHRSALMKVLNETYVSNDISVNKLDRLVSNISADNYIFFNDDEIPPGGMRSTKALHITTRCKGYTLPGVLIDNGSALNVLPLTTLNRLPVDSSHMKECQNIVKAFDGTERKVMGRIEVPLQMSRKARQSDPGQHHYG, from the exons ATGAACTTTCAAACCGGCTCAGGCTCTAACTTTGTCAAAAACCCGAACTATCCACCTGTTCCCGACTTGGATGAAGTGGCTGAAGAGGAAAAAGCAAGGATGGATTCGCAAAAACAATTAGAAGAACGGTGTAGATGGCTTGAAGAGAAATTCAAAGCCATGGAGAGTGCGGATCATCATCAAGGGATTGATGCCAAGGATCTGAGCCTGGTCCCAGATTTAGTCCTCCCCCCTAAATTCAAAATGCCTGAATTCGAGAAACACAATGGAACAA GATCACTCTCCAGAATATGGAAAAAAAAGTCAAATGAAAGTTTCAGACAGTATGCACAAAGGTGGAGAGAGGTGGCCATACAAGTTCAGCCGCCACTTCTAGAAAAAGAGACAACAATGCTCTTTATTAACACCTTGAAAGCCCCTTTTATCACTCATATGTTGGGAAGCACTACCAAGAGCTTCTCTGACATAGTGATGATGGGAGAAATGATCAAAAATGCTGTAAGGAGCGGCAAGATAGAATTGGGAGAGAGTGCTAAGAAGTCGGTCCCGAGGAAAAGGGATAATGAAGTGAACAACAGGAGCACATTCAACAAGGGGAAGTCCAAATCATTTACCGTAAATCAACCCAAAATGGTGACCACCAATCAACAAAGCCCTGAATCCAATGCAAGGAAGAACACAGAAAGGCCACAATTCACCCCTATACCTATGACATATAGGGAGTTGTACCAGAACCTGTTCAACGCTCATGTGGTATCCCCTTTCTACCTGGAGCCACTGCAgcctccgtatcccaaatg GCATTCAATCGAAAATTGCACTGCATTCAAGAAAGTGGTCGAAAGACTCATTAAGGTGGGAATCGTGAGATTTGATGACTCAGCCATGCCCAATGTAGCAGGAAACCCACTCCCCAATCACACTGACCAAGGAGTGAACGGGATAAGAGAAGGCAAAAACAAGAAGATTAAGTGTGAGGTTGCGAAAGTCAGGACTCCGTTGAGACAAGTGTGGAGGGAGATGGTCATGAGAGGTTTGATCGCGTTGGATTTGGGAAGAGAATCCAAAGAAGAGAGGAACTACTGCGAGTTCCACAATGAGggggggcatgaaatccaagagtgtGTGGAGTTCAAGGCCCTAGTGCAGAACATGATGAACAATAAGGAAATGGAATTCTATGAAGAGACTAAAAACCCCGTAGAGGGAGACATATGTGCGTCGGAGGGAGAGTCAACGGTACAAAATCAAACAGTTAACTACCTTGTGGTTATCATATCgagacccaaaaataatgaagcTAGAGTTCAACTACCACCAAGGGTCAAAATCCAAAGACCTGCAGTATTCCCTTACAAAGATAGCAAAAGGGTCCCATGGAATTATGATTGTAATGTGACAATTTCGGGGAAGGAAAGCCTGGTCGGCACTTTAAAAGAGGACCAAGATAGGGGCTCCTATACACGTAGCGGGAGACGTTACGATACAGCGAGTGAGAAGGCACAACCCGTAAAAGGAAAAGCCCTAGTGGTCAAAGGGGTGAAGGAAAAAGCGACCAAATCTGAACTTCCTGTCAATGAGCTAGTTAACAAAGAAGAGGCTAAggagtttttaaaattcctaaagcatAGTGAATACAGCATGGTGGAACAGCTACGTAAACAACCAGCTCGTATCTCAGTGCTGGCCTTACTTCTAAGCTCGGAAGTTCATCGCAGCGCGCTAATGAAGGTCTTGAATGAAACGTATGTTTCCAATGATATCTCCGTTAACAAACTAGACCGATTGGTTAGTAACATAAGTGCCGACAACTATATCTTCTTTAATGACGATGAGATACCACCCGGTGGCATGAGGTCGACTAAAGCATTGCACATTACCACGCGCTGTAAAGGGTATACGCTGCCAGGCGTACTGATTGACAACGGATCGGCTTTGAACGTCCTGCCATTGACCACATTAAACAGATTACCCGTAGACAGCTCTCACATGAAGGAGTGCCAGAACATAGTGAAGGCATTTGACGGCACGGAGAGAAAGGTGATGGGCAGAATCGAGGTACCTCTTCAG ATGTCCAGGAAGGCCAGACAATCTGATCCAGGCCAACACCACTATGGCTGA